A genome region from Scyliorhinus canicula chromosome 16, sScyCan1.1, whole genome shotgun sequence includes the following:
- the LOC119979701 gene encoding gamma-enolase: MLNLDGTENKSKFGANAILGVSLAVCKAGAAEKEVPLYRHIADLAGNSDVILPVPAFNVINGGSHAGNKLAMQEFMILPVGAESFRDALRIGAEVYHTLKSVIKSKYGQDATNVGDEGGFAPNILENSEALDLIKSAIAKAGYTDKVVVGMDVAASEFYKGGRYDLDFKSPDDPDRYISPDELADLYRTFIRDYPVVSIEDPFDQDDWPAWAKFTAAGGIQVVGDDLTVTNPRRIERAVEEGACNCLLLKVNQIGSVTESIQACKLAQTNGWGVMVSHRSGETEDTFIADLVVGLCTGQIKTGAPCRSERLAKYNQMLRIEEELGDLARFAGHNFRNPSVM; encoded by the exons CCAAATTCGGAGCCAACGCAATCCTTGGTGTTTCCTTGGCGGTTTGCAAGGCTGGTGCCGCGGAGAAGGAAGTTCCCCTGTATCGCCACATCGCCGACCTCGCAGGGAACTCTGACGTCATCCTGCCAGTACCG GCCTTCAATGTGATCAATGGAGGTTCCCATGCTGGGAATAAATTGGCCATGCAGGAGTTCATGATTCTCCCTGTCGGAGCGGAGAGTTTCCGGGACGCCTTACGGATTGGTGCTGAGGTGTATCACACTCTGAAGAGCGTTATCAAATCCAAATATGGGCAGGATGCCACCAATGTAGGCGACGAGGGAGGTTTCGCCCCCAACATCTTGGAGAACTCTGAAG CATTGGACCTGATCAAGAGCGCCATTGCCAAGGCCGGCTACACAGACAAGGTAGTGGTGGGCATGGATGTCGCTGCCTCCGAGTTCTACAAGGGCGGACGCTATGACCTGGACTTCAAATCCCCTGATGACCCCGACCGTTACATCTCTCCTGACGAGCTGGCTGATCTCTACAGGACGTTTATCCGCGATTACCCAG tgGTGTCAATTGAGGACCCCTTTGATCAGGATGATTGGCCAGCCTGGGCGAAGTTCACAGCAGCTGGGGGCATCCAGGTGGTAGGAGACGACCTGACAGTGACCAACCCCCGGCGCATTGAGAGGGCAGTGGAGGAAGGGGCCTGCAACTGCCTCCTCCTGAAGGTCAACCAAATCGGCTCAGTCACCGAGTCCATCCAGGC CTGTAAACTAGCTCAGACTAATGGATGGGGCGTGATGGTCAGTCACAGGTCCGGAGAAACTGAAGACACCTTTATTGCTGATTTGGTTGTCGGACTTTGCACAGGACAG ATAAAAACTGGAGCGCCTTGTCGATCAGAAAGACTAGCAAAGTACAATCAAATGCTCAG GatcgaggaggagttgggagactTGGCCCGTTTTGCTGGCCACAATTTTAGGAATCCGAGTGTGATGTGA